The Flavobacterium sp. N2270 genome contains the following window.
TTTAATCGATATGGATTAAGTGGTATTATACTGGCGCTTCCACTCATTGATATAGAATGACCTCTCATATTCAATGTTGATGCAGCAGGATTGGCTACATTGTATACGTCAAAATACGTTGGATTAGTTGAGCTACAAGAAGCATTATATATTTCGTCCTTAATAGTTGCTGTAGATATTGGGTTTGAAGTAGTAGGTACTAAAGCAATATTAGTTATAACTCCAGTATTAATGTTTGTAAGTTCAAATGCTACAATGTCTCTTGATAAACATTGAAACTCACCATATTCATTTGAAGCAAATACAAAATCAAAATTAAATGAATTTGAATAGGTTGTAAATTCAAATTCTAAATAAGCCAAATCGACTAATGCTCCTGTTGAACCACTATTTGTGTTGCTTAAATTTTGTAAAAAAGCATCAGTTCCACCTCCAGTTGCTGTTGTACCTAAGTTTGTTCCGGTGTAGGTTCCTTGAGTATTTGCTGCAATACCATTTCTAATTATTACACCTTCAGTTATTGGGAAAACAGATCCGTTCTGATTAAAATAAGCAACAGATTGACCAGACGAAAAAGATATGTTAGATGTTTCTACACAAGGATCGGTTACTAATACGTCAACAAGGTTATCTGCAGTTCTTGTATCATCAACAATAATTGTTTGAGAAAATAAACTAGTAGATAATAATAGAATTAAATAATATATTTTTTTCATAGTGATTTCTTTGGGAGGAAAAATCAATTTAACTAAAATTAATAAACTTTGCTAAATAAAGTAGAATAATAAAGCAAAAAAGTTTAGATATTTTGAAATATCTAAACTTTTTTAACATTTATTACATGTAATCTAATCTAATCGTTTAATTTTAAAACAGCCATAAACGCTTCTTGTGGAATTTCAACATTTCCTACTTGACGCATTCGCTTTTTACCTTTTTTCTGTTTTTCTAAAAGTTTACGCTTACGAGAAATATCTCCACCATAACATTTGGCAGTTACGTCTTTTCTTAATGCTTTTATCGTTTCACGAGCAATAATTTTGGCTCCAATAGCTGCTTGAATTGGAATGTCAAATTGTTGTCTTGGAATCAATTCTTTCAGTTTTTCACACATTTTCTTACCAATATAGTAAGCATTACTTTCGTGAATTAAAGCTGAAAGTGCATCAACAGATTGTGCGTTTAATAAAACATCTAGTTTTACTAATTTAGATTCGCGCATTCCAATAGGAGCATAGTCAAAAGAAGCATATCCTTTCGAAACGGTTTTTAATCGATCATAAAAATCAAATACAATTTCTGCTAAAGGCATGTCGAAATTTAACTCAACACGTTCAGTAGTTAAATAAGTTTGATTGGTAATTACACCACGCTTTTCAATACATAAACTCATAACATTACCTACAAAATCAGCTTTGGTAATGATTGTAGCTTTAATGTATGGTTCCTCAACTCTATCTAATTTTGAAGGTTCAGGTAAATCAGAAGGATTATTAACAATTAAAACAGTATCTGGTTCTTTTTTTGTGTAAGCATGATATGAAACGTTAGGAACTGTTGTAATAACAGTCATGTCAAATTCACGTTCTAAACGTTCTTGGATGATTTCCATGTGAAGCATTCCTAAAAATCCACAACGGAAACCAAATCCTAATGCTGCAGAACTTTCAGCAGTAAATACTAAAGAAGCATCATTCAATTGTAATTTTTCCATTGAAGCACGTAAATCTTCAAAATCTTCGGTGTCAACAGGATAAATTCCTGCAAATACCATTGGTTTTACATCTTCAAAACCAGTAATCATATTTGTAGTTGGAGTTTTTGCATCTGTAATGGTATCACCAACTTTAACTTCTTTCGCTTCTTTAATTCCAGAAATTAAATAACCAACATCACCTGTAGAAATTTTGTCTTTAGGTACTTGGTTCAATTTTAAAGTCCCAACTTCATCAGCAAAATATTCATTGCCGGTTGCCATGAATTTAATTTTTTGCCCTTTTTTAATTTCACCATTAACAACACGAAATATTACTTCAATTCCTCTAAAAGGGTTGTAGTGCGAGTCAAAAATTAAGGCTTGTAAAGGTTCTTCTACATTTCCTTTTGGAGCAGGAACTTTTTCAATAATCGCTTCTAAAATTTTATCAACTCCAAAGCCTGTTTTACCAGAGGCATGAATAATATCTTCTAGTTTACATCCTAATAAATCAATTATATCATCACTAACTTCTTCAGGGTTTGCACTTGGTAAATCAACTTTGTTTAAAACTGGAATAATTTCCAAGTCATTTTCTAACGCTAAATATAAATTTGAAATTGTTTGTGCTTGTATACTTTGCGCTGCATCTACAATCAATAAAGCGCCTTCGCAAGCAGCAATAGAACGAGAAACTTCGTAAGAAAAATCTACGTGTCCTGGAGTGTCAATTAAATTTAAAATATAATCTTCACCATTATGTTTGTAATTCATTTGTATGGCGTGACTCTTAATGGTAATACCACGTTCACGCTCTAAATCCATATTGTCTAGCAATTGTGCTTTTTCTTCACGAGCAGTTACAGTTTGCGTTGCGCCTAATAATCTGTCAGCCAACGTACTTTTACCGTGGTCAATATGAGCTATAATACAAAAATTTCTAATGTTCTTCATTCTTCATTTATTTGGGCGTTACCTCCTCTTCGTTACGGTCAGGCTTTTCGCTATATCTTTTGTTTCATTTCATTACACAAAAGGATGTCGCTTCAATCCTTAACGCTTTTCAATATAGTAACATATAATCTGCAAATATAATTCAAAGTTTTGGATTGTTATAGTAAGAAATGGGTTTCTTGAAGTTAGAATTCATAGAAATCAACATTCAAAAAAGTGACAATCAAAAATCTTATTGTATTTTTGCAAAAAAAAACACAATTAATGCCAAAAATTGGAAACATAGAATTACCCGATTTTCCTTTACTATTAGCGCCAATGGAAGACGTGAGTGATCCGCCATTTCGTAGACTTTGTAAATTGCATGGGGCAGATTTAATGTATTCTGAATTTATTTCTTCAGAAGGGTTAATTCGCGATGCTATGAAAAGTAAAAAGAAACTGGATATTTTTGATTACGAACGACCAGTTGGAATTCAAATTTTTGGAGGAGATGAAGAAGCCATGGAAATGTCTGCTAAAATTGTTGAAACGGTTCAGCCCGATTTAGTAGATATTAATTTTGGTTGTCCTGTAAAAAAAGTTGTTTGTAAAGGAGCAGGAGCAGGGGTTTTAAAAGATGTAGATTTAATGGTGCGTTTAACTAAAGCCGTTATTAAAGGAACAAGTCTTCCAGTTACTGTAAAAACGCGTTTAGGCTGGGATGAAAATTCTATAAATATTGATGAGGTTGCAGAGCGTTTACAAGATATTGGAGTACAAGCATTAACTGTTCATGCAAGAACAAGAGCGCAAATGTATAAAGGGCATTCAGATTGGTCTCACATAGCTCGCGTTAAAAATAATCCAAGAATTACTATGCCTATTTTTGGTAATGGAGATATTGATTCGCCAGAAAAAGCATTAGAATATAAAAATAAGTTTGGTCTTGACGGAATGATGATTGGCCGAGCGGCAATTGGATATCCATGGATATTTAATGAAATAAAACATTATTTTAATACCGGCGAAATTTTAGCTCCACCATCAATGGCAGATAGAATTGATGCTGCAAAAAATCATTTAATTTGGTCTGTAGAATGGAAAAATGAGCGAGTGGGAATTGTAGAAATGAGAAGACATTATACAAACTACTTTAAAGGAATTCACAGTTTTAAAGAATATAAACAACGATTAGTAACAACTGATGATTTAGAAGGGTTGTTCAAAATCTTTGACGAAATAGCAGATGTGTATTCAAATTATGAATTTGATGTGAAATAAAAAAACCCAGCTTTTGCTGGGTTTTTTGTGGTAATCAAAATCTTTATTAGTCTTCGATAACTACTACTTGAGCAGCAACGATACCTTTTCTTCCTTCTTCTTCTTCGAACTGTACTTTATCACCTTCGTTTAAAGAATCAACTCTTAATCCTGTAGCGTGTACAAAAATATCTTTACCTGTTTCGTCATTAGTAATAAATCCGAAACCTTTTTCTTCATTGAAGAACTTAACTGTGCCTGTAGCCATTTTGTAATATAAAATAATTAATAATGCGCCAAAGATATACTTATTTTCTAAAAACACATAACTGAAACGACATTTTATTTATAAAATTATTGATTTTCAATGTTTTCGTCTTTTTTTTGGTAAGTTTTAAACATATAATCTTTAGCGTTTTTTGTTCTATATCTGTGGTAAATAAATACCGGCATTAAAACTAAAGCCATAATCAAAATTCCTATTCCTACCCATTTGTCACCTTCAATATTACCTTGATTTTTATGAAAATAACCATAAGAAACAAAACCAATAACAGCAAGAACAAGTAATCTGATTAAATACTTCATTGTTAATTTTTTATATTCAATTGAATGTGTAATTCGTCCAGTTGTTTGTTGTCAATTTTAGATGGTGCGTCAATCATTACATCTCTTCCAGAATTATTTTTTGGAAAAGCAATAAAATCACGAATGGTTTCTTGTCCGCCTAAAATTGAAACTAATCTATCTAAACCAAATGCTAAACCTCCATGTGGTGGCGCTCCATATTCGAAGGCGTTTAATAAGAATCCAAATTGTGCCAATGCTTCTTCTTTGCTAAATCCTAATAAATCAAACATTCTGGACTGTAATTCTCTATCGTGAATACGAATAGAACCTCCGCCAATTTCATTTCCGTTTAAAACCATGTCGTAAGCATTTGCTCTTACTTTTCCTGGTTCTGTTTCAATTAATTTAATATCTTCTGGTTTAGGAGAAGTAAAAGGATGGTGCATTGCGTGATAACGTCCACTTTCTTCATCCCATTCTAATAAAGGAAAGTCTACAACCCATAAAGGAGCAAAATCATCAGCTTTACGTAATCCTAATCGTGTTGCTAGCTCCATACGAAGTGCAGAAAGTTGTGCACGTGTTTTATCAGCAGGTCCAGAAAGTACTAAAATTAAATCTCCAGCTTTAGCATTGGTAGCTTCAGCCCATTGCTGCAAATCTTCTTGATCATAAAATTTATCTACTGATGATTTAAAAGTTCCATCAGCTTCGCATTTCACATAAACCATTCCTAGAGCACCAACTTGAGGGCGTTTTACCCAATCAATCAAAGCGTCAATTTCTTTTCTTGAGTACGATGCGCAACCTGGTACAGCAATTCCAACCACTAATTCAGCAGCATTAAATACTGGGAATTCTTTGTGTTGAGCAACTGCATTCAACTCACCAAATTTCATGTCAAAACGAATATCTGGTTTGTCGTTACCGTATGTTTTCATGGCATAGTCGTAAGTAATTCTAGGAAACTTATCTACTTCTACACCTTTAATTTCTTTTAATAAATGGCGTGTTAAGTTTTCGAAAATATTTAAAATATCTTCTTGCTCTACGAAAGCCATTTCACAGTCAATTTGTGTAAACTCAGGTTGTCTGTCTGCGCGTAAATCTTCATCACGGAAACATTTCACAATTTGGAAATATTTATCCATTCCGCCAACCATCAACAATTGCTTGAACGTTTGTGGCGATTGTGGAAGTGCATAAAACTGACCTTCATTCATTCTACTTGGCACTACAAAGTCACGAGCACCTTCTGGTGTAGATTTAATTAAGTAAGGTGTTTCAATCTCGCAAAAACCTTCATCAGAAAGAAATTTACGGACTTCCATGCTTACTTTATGACGGAAAATTAAATTGTTTTTTACCGGATTTCTACGAATGTCTAAATAACGATATTTCATTCGAATGTCTTCACCACCATCAGTTTCATCTTCAATTGTAAAAGGAGGAAGAAGCGCTTCGTTTAGAATAGTAAGTTCAGAAACTAAAATTTCTATTTCACCTGTCGGCATGTTAGGGTTTTTAGATTCTCTTTCGATAACAGTTCCTTTTACCTGAATTACAAATTCTCTTCCTAATGATTTTGCTTTTTCAATAACCGTTTTGTCAGTTCTTTGTTCGTCAAAAATTAATTGAGTTATTCCATAGCGATCTCTTAAATCGACCCAAATCATGAATCCTTTATCACGTGATTTTTGAACCCAACCTGCAAGGGTTACTTCTGTATTAATGTGTGAAGCGTTTAAAGCTCCGCATGAATGACTTCTGTACATTGGAAAATTGTTTTTTATTTCATACTGTTCGACCACAGGTCTCGGGTGCAAAAGTACTAACAAAATTTAATTTTAATAGTTTAATCTAATTATTATCCTTTAAAGATTAACCTTTTTTTAATTTTATTTTCAAATAATTAAATAACTTTACGAAAAACTTATAAAACTATGAAGAAAATAATCTACTTATTATTGCTTTCGTCTTTTGTATCTTTTAGTCAAACTGAAAAGAAAAGCAAAGTAACGTTTACTGCTAAAATTGAAAATAGAAATAGCGACACTTTAAAAATCTATGGTCCAAATCGTTTTGTAGAAGTTATTCCAATAAAAAATGGTGTTTTTAAAGCTACTTTTGAAACTACAGATGGACTTCATCAATTTTCAGACGGTAAAGAATCATCGTTATTATTTTTAAAAGATGGGGACGACTTAAAATTGACAATGAATGCAAAAGAGTTTGATGAGACTATAGTTTATAAAGGAAAAGGAGCAGAAGAGAGTAATTACCTTGCCCAAAAGGCATTAACAGATGAAAAGTTTGAAATGTCTTTAGAAGAATTAATGGCAAAAGATGAAGCTACATTTAAGGCGGCTTTAGCTGATAAAAAAGGGAAAGATTTAGCGGCTTTAGAGAGTAAAGGTTTAAATAAAAAATTAGTTGAAGCAATAAAACCTGTTATTGCACAGGAAGAAATGATGTTGACTCAGTTTTTTAATCAAAAAAAGGTTGCTGCTAAATTAGTTGGAACTCCATCACCTACATTTAATTATGAGAATCATAAAGGAGGGAAAACATCATTAGAAAGTTTAAAAGGGAAATATGTTTACATTGATGTTTGGGCAACTTGGTGCGGTCCATGTATAGCTGAAATTCCACATTTAAAGAAAGTTGAAGAAGCGTATCATGCTAATAATATTGAATTTGTAAGTATTTCTATTGACAAAGTAAAAGACCATGAGAAATGGGTAAAGTTTGTTACAAATAAAGAATTAGGTGGAATACAGTTATTCGCAGATAACGACTGGAACTCACAATTTGTAAAGGAATATCAAATCAATGGTATTCCAAGATTTATTCTTGTTGGGCCAAATGGAGAAATTGTTAATGCTGACGCTCCAAGACCATCATCACCATCATTAGTAGAATTGTTAGATTCTTTATTGAAATAGTTAGTTGTTCTAATTAAAATATGTATTTTTTTTAAGCCAACACAATGTGTTGGCTTTTTTTCTAATGTTAAGTTTTTACTCAATGTTACCAAATTGTTAAGAGAAAGTTTTTTTATTGTAAATAAATTTATATATTTGATATTATATAATTAATTAAAACATAAAGAAAATATGAAAAAGATAATTTTAGTAGCGGCATTATTGGTTTCGGGAATGTTTTTTGCACAAGAAATTAAACCAAAATTTGAAGTAGTAGATAATATGGTAAAAGCAACTTACTATTTTGACAATGGTCAGGTTAGTCAAGAAGGCTTTTATTTAGATGGGAAGTTACATGGTAAGTGGATTTCATATACTGAAGCTGGAACAAAACAAACAATGGGTGAGTATGAAAGTGGTGCTAAAGTTGGGAAATGGTTTTTTTGGAATGAGAATTCATTAAGTGAAGTTGATTTTTCTAAAAGTAAAATGGAGTCGGTTAAAAAATGGTCTCAAGATGCTTTGGTAAATAACTAAAGAAAATAATAAAAGTAAAAAGCTCCTAATTTAATTAGGAGCTTTTTTTATGATTCAATTTAATTTTTATTCTTCAACAGGTGTTAGTTTTTTATTCTTTAACCATATTTTAAAAATATTAACTAAGTAGAATAATACAGGTACAACTACTAATGTTAGGAAAGTAGCAAAGATTAATCCGAAGATTACAGTCCACGCTAAAGGTCCCCAAAATATAACGTTGTCTCCACCCA
Protein-coding sequences here:
- a CDS encoding cold-shock protein produces the protein MATGTVKFFNEEKGFGFITNDETGKDIFVHATGLRVDSLNEGDKVQFEEEEGRKGIVAAQVVVIED
- a CDS encoding toxin-antitoxin system YwqK family antitoxin gives rise to the protein MKKIILVAALLVSGMFFAQEIKPKFEVVDNMVKATYYFDNGQVSQEGFYLDGKLHGKWISYTEAGTKQTMGEYESGAKVGKWFFWNENSLSEVDFSKSKMESVKKWSQDALVNN
- the lepA gene encoding translation elongation factor 4; amino-acid sequence: MKNIRNFCIIAHIDHGKSTLADRLLGATQTVTAREEKAQLLDNMDLERERGITIKSHAIQMNYKHNGEDYILNLIDTPGHVDFSYEVSRSIAACEGALLIVDAAQSIQAQTISNLYLALENDLEIIPVLNKVDLPSANPEEVSDDIIDLLGCKLEDIIHASGKTGFGVDKILEAIIEKVPAPKGNVEEPLQALIFDSHYNPFRGIEVIFRVVNGEIKKGQKIKFMATGNEYFADEVGTLKLNQVPKDKISTGDVGYLISGIKEAKEVKVGDTITDAKTPTTNMITGFEDVKPMVFAGIYPVDTEDFEDLRASMEKLQLNDASLVFTAESSAALGFGFRCGFLGMLHMEIIQERLEREFDMTVITTVPNVSYHAYTKKEPDTVLIVNNPSDLPEPSKLDRVEEPYIKATIITKADFVGNVMSLCIEKRGVITNQTYLTTERVELNFDMPLAEIVFDFYDRLKTVSKGYASFDYAPIGMRESKLVKLDVLLNAQSVDALSALIHESNAYYIGKKMCEKLKELIPRQQFDIPIQAAIGAKIIARETIKALRKDVTAKCYGGDISRKRKLLEKQKKGKKRMRQVGNVEIPQEAFMAVLKLND
- a CDS encoding TlpA family protein disulfide reductase, which translates into the protein MKKIIYLLLLSSFVSFSQTEKKSKVTFTAKIENRNSDTLKIYGPNRFVEVIPIKNGVFKATFETTDGLHQFSDGKESSLLFLKDGDDLKLTMNAKEFDETIVYKGKGAEESNYLAQKALTDEKFEMSLEELMAKDEATFKAALADKKGKDLAALESKGLNKKLVEAIKPVIAQEEMMLTQFFNQKKVAAKLVGTPSPTFNYENHKGGKTSLESLKGKYVYIDVWATWCGPCIAEIPHLKKVEEAYHANNIEFVSISIDKVKDHEKWVKFVTNKELGGIQLFADNDWNSQFVKEYQINGIPRFILVGPNGEIVNADAPRPSSPSLVELLDSLLK
- the aspS gene encoding aspartate--tRNA ligase; this translates as MYRSHSCGALNASHINTEVTLAGWVQKSRDKGFMIWVDLRDRYGITQLIFDEQRTDKTVIEKAKSLGREFVIQVKGTVIERESKNPNMPTGEIEILVSELTILNEALLPPFTIEDETDGGEDIRMKYRYLDIRRNPVKNNLIFRHKVSMEVRKFLSDEGFCEIETPYLIKSTPEGARDFVVPSRMNEGQFYALPQSPQTFKQLLMVGGMDKYFQIVKCFRDEDLRADRQPEFTQIDCEMAFVEQEDILNIFENLTRHLLKEIKGVEVDKFPRITYDYAMKTYGNDKPDIRFDMKFGELNAVAQHKEFPVFNAAELVVGIAVPGCASYSRKEIDALIDWVKRPQVGALGMVYVKCEADGTFKSSVDKFYDQEDLQQWAEATNAKAGDLILVLSGPADKTRAQLSALRMELATRLGLRKADDFAPLWVVDFPLLEWDEESGRYHAMHHPFTSPKPEDIKLIETEPGKVRANAYDMVLNGNEIGGGSIRIHDRELQSRMFDLLGFSKEEALAQFGFLLNAFEYGAPPHGGLAFGLDRLVSILGGQETIRDFIAFPKNNSGRDVMIDAPSKIDNKQLDELHIQLNIKN
- the dusB gene encoding tRNA dihydrouridine synthase DusB, producing MPKIGNIELPDFPLLLAPMEDVSDPPFRRLCKLHGADLMYSEFISSEGLIRDAMKSKKKLDIFDYERPVGIQIFGGDEEAMEMSAKIVETVQPDLVDINFGCPVKKVVCKGAGAGVLKDVDLMVRLTKAVIKGTSLPVTVKTRLGWDENSINIDEVAERLQDIGVQALTVHARTRAQMYKGHSDWSHIARVKNNPRITMPIFGNGDIDSPEKALEYKNKFGLDGMMIGRAAIGYPWIFNEIKHYFNTGEILAPPSMADRIDAAKNHLIWSVEWKNERVGIVEMRRHYTNYFKGIHSFKEYKQRLVTTDDLEGLFKIFDEIADVYSNYEFDVK